Genomic window (Terriglobales bacterium):
AACTCGATCGTGCCCACGGCGGCCGTGCTGCCCACGTTGAACACGTTCACGGTCCCGGTCTGAATCGCGGAGTCGGCTATGGCCTTCCTCACCTGCGCGGTGAGGTCGTGCATGTCTCCGTGTCCCTGCGTTCGAATCGATATCTGTTGCTGATAGGTCATGGCCTCTCCATTACCGGCAGGGACCAGACTAGCGCACAACACGTAGCCCTCGGGTCAAGCCTTCACTGAGTCACACTCTTCGCCTTTCAGGAGCCGGAGGCTGGGCTGGACGCGGGGGCTGCCTGATTGCGCAGCGAAGTTCCACAGTTGGGACAATAGACGTCATTTGCGCCGACCACGCGCCGGCACTGCGGACAGCTCGGGCTCAGTTTGTGGCTGCAACGCGGGCAGAAATGAAAGTCGGCCGGCACGACATTGCCGCATTGCGGGCATACGCGCCGCAGTGGTTGCCGCAGTATGAAGTAAAGGATGATGCCCAAGGCGTTGGGAACCAGAACCGCCACAAGTGTCCAAAGGACCGGGCTCATGCCACGCCGCTTCGAGTCGCGATTTATGTAGCCGATGAACAACAGATAAAAGCCCGCCACCACGCCCAGCGCAAGCCCGAGCAAAGGCCGCGCCCATGCCGGCGGCGCGTTCGGCTGCCGAGCCACCACGACATTGAAAAAGTACTGGGCGATGAAAAATACGATCAGCGCC
Coding sequences:
- a CDS encoding zinc ribbon domain-containing protein, with the protein product MAVRGLDKFMQAKSETRTGLTSEITIVPWWAWSLALIVFFIAQYFFNVVVARQPNAPPAWARPLLGLALGVVAGFYLLFIGYINRDSKRRGMSPVLWTLVAVLVPNALGIILYFILRQPLRRVCPQCGNVVPADFHFCPRCSHKLSPSCPQCRRVVGANDVYCPNCGTSLRNQAAPASSPASGS